TTTAATGGTGAATTGATTTACCTATACGCCACTACTTTTGCTGATGTTGCTAAGACTTTGACTAGCTCGCAGAGGGCTAAGTTAGAAGAACTCCGAGGTTTGCAGGGTTACACATGCAAGGGGATGTATTTCTATTCGGATCGGATTAGTATGCCTAGGATTGGGGATACTGATGAGTTTTTTTGAGTAGGTTTATGACGGCCAGTGATAGAATAACTTTAATGAGCCCCCTTTTTATCGGGCTCACTTTCACCCGCTAACCCCTTCTAATTTATAAAGTTAATCGCATCCTCAATACAATATCCATAAACATCCACATCCCCGCCAGCATAACCGATTAGATCGGGAGTTATGAATCTGCCGATGACTGGATCATATTCACGGTATCCGAAGTGGATGAGGCCCGTATCTTTATCGTGCAAACCAGCGGCAAAACCTAAATATAAATCATAATCAGGAGAGCTGTTTTGAATCCTTCTACCGAAATAGCCATATAGAGCTTCCTGCAAACTATTTCCTGCCATGTCGGCAACAGTAAAAATACTGCCCAGATGATCAGTCGATAGCAAGTAAACATCGTCGCCTTTTGCCATGGCAATCGGGTCGGCATCCTCGTAATGTTGAAAACAGGTAGTGCCTGTGGAATCCTCAATCGCTACAAGAGTGGTTAAATATATCCACTGATAGCGCGGGTAAAGCTTGTCGTTTATCAATTTTCGGTGCGCAATCCATTTTCATCAAAACGATATTTGATGACATATCCATTCGGCAAGATGACTTCACAAAGCTGTCCCGTTGTTAAGTAGTTGTAACGAGCAATTTTTCCCGATTCGTTTTTCTCCATTCAACTTTTAGGATAATCGCTAGGCCGGACCTGAAACAGCCGAGTTAGGTCCGGCTGTGAAAAATGTGTAATAAATTGATAAAACGAAATTGCTGCGGTCAAGAAATTCTGCTCCCCGCACGGAACTTACTTAAGCTCAAAATATTTTAATAATTAATAAACAGCTTATACAGTCTTTTTATGAAAGAGCAGTTCAAAAAATTAGACGATTAAGCCTTGCCGTTAGACTTTTTTGTCCACCCCATTTATAAAAAACTCCTTTTTATTAAGAATATGATTCTTATTTATTAATAAAAACCATTCTACAATTCACAGCATTCGTTATAATTGCGACTATTATTCTCTAATGCCTTCCAGAAATATCCCTCTGATACTTTTAATGGAGTCCTTCTCTATACCTACTGTAACTTTCCACAAATCAATGCAACTTAGCAAACTACTACAGTAGACATACAACACTACTGCATTGCCGTAACCACTGTTACAATCAAACACACAGAAGAGGATCATGATTGCCCGATCATCTGGACCGTTCAAACCCGTATCTTCCCTTTTACAATTTTGCTAACTCTTTCTTTATTTAAAAAATAAATACCATTATACCGGACATTTAAGTCTCCATATTTTTGTTCAATATTGTAAACATGCGTATGGTTCAGATAACGAAGCAAACACTTCTCTCAATGCACTGATTAACAAATCAACGTCTCCGAAAATGTTGCTTACACACATTTAGTGCAATAAAACATTATATTATAAGGTTATAAATCAGATGTTTAAGTTATAAAAACTAAACTGAACAAAATTTACTACACTTTTTAAACTATTACATTGATTACTGTTGACTTGCAGTAAGACCGGGCATAGGTGGGATTTGTGGGTAACACAAAACTAACCAATTTTTTTTAAGGATATAAGCATGCATATTTTAAGAACTCTCAAGTCATGGATCGCTGTGCGCCACGCTCGTAGCGGAAGCAATGTAAATCACAACCTTCACGCTATAGTAACTCTTGCAACTTTCGGTCTTTGGCTTCCAGTGTGGACAGCTCTCTCCATCCGCAACGGCCAGCATGATCGGGCCAGAATGAGAAGTAGCCTTGTAGATCTTCGCAACATTGAAAAACTCAACATTTCACCAGAATACAAGCGTCAACTCGCTCGTATGTCTTAATCATTAAGTATTTAAAGCTCCTGCTTAAAATATTTTAAACTTGCCCCTCTCATAGTCGGCCTCTTGGAATTATGTTCCAAGGGGCCGAACTCATTTCAGCTTTTATTTACACACACTTTCTTTGCTAAAAGAACCTCCTTCTGCTATTTTGAACAAAAATATGGAGCGTACTTTAAATGAAAAAAATATTCCTTTTTCTTCTATTGGCAACGGCTATGATTTGCGGTTGTCAGCCAAGAATGAGTCTGTTTCCCGACGGAACGGACCCTCTAATTGAAAAGACCATTCAAGGCGAGGCCAGCGATAAAGTTCTAGTGATATCAATTGATGGGACTATTTCAGACCAACCTAAGAAGGGGCTATTCGCAGCCCGTCCAAGTCTAGTGCAAGAAGTCTCAGCGCGTCTGAAGCTTGCAGAAAAAGATCAAGACATCAAAGCTCTCGTACTTAAAATTAATTCTCCAGGCGGTTCTGTTACAGCCAGCGACATCCTTTATAATGAACTGATGATGTTCAAGAAAAAGACTGGTGCAAAAATCGTCGTTTCTATGATGGATGTGGCTGCTTCCGGTGGGTATTATGTAAGTTTGCCTGCTGATGAAATCATGGCGCACCCGACAACCTTAACTGGGTCCATTGGTGTTATCTTCATCCGTCCTAAAATTGACGGCCTGATGGATAAGATCGGAGTTTCAATTGAAGTATCCAAGTCTGGACGTAACAAAGATATGGGCTTCCCATTTAAGCCGGACACCCCTGAGCAGAAAGCTATTATCGATTCTATTATTACAAACTATGCTAATAGGTTTAAAACTCTGGTACAAAAACACCGGACAATTACCAAAGCAAACATGGATCAAATATCCACTGCCCAGATTTTCAGTGCTGACGGAGCAGTAAAAGCA
This window of the Maridesulfovibrio frigidus DSM 17176 genome carries:
- a CDS encoding RHS repeat domain-containing protein, whose product is MINDKLYPRYQWIYLTTLVAIEDSTGTTCFQHYEDADPIAMAKGDDVYLLSTDHLGSIFTVADMAGNSLQEALYGYFGRRIQNSSPDYDLYLGFAAGLHDKDTGLIHFGYREYDPVIGRFITPDLIGYAGGDVDVYGYCIEDAINFIN
- the sppA gene encoding signal peptide peptidase SppA, whose amino-acid sequence is MKKIFLFLLLATAMICGCQPRMSLFPDGTDPLIEKTIQGEASDKVLVISIDGTISDQPKKGLFAARPSLVQEVSARLKLAEKDQDIKALVLKINSPGGSVTASDILYNELMMFKKKTGAKIVVSMMDVAASGGYYVSLPADEIMAHPTTLTGSIGVIFIRPKIDGLMDKIGVSIEVSKSGRNKDMGFPFKPDTPEQKAIIDSIITNYANRFKTLVQKHRTITKANMDQISTAQIFSADGAVKAGLVDSIGYIPDAVAKACELAGISNDSKVITYKRKTYPNDTLYNSASSQVSAPALINIDAGYLMPPKAGFHFLWYPAAQ